DNA from Mycobacterium sp. SMC-8:
CGGCCGAGGTGAAAGCCGCCTCCGCCGAGAGCGCGGTGCGCAACGAGCAGGCCGCGCAACGGCAGCGGGTCGAGCAGGCCGGTCGCCAGGACATGGCCCGGGCGCAGGACACGATCGAGGCTGCGGCCGAAAGGGAGGCCAGACAGGCCGACGCGGAGCGCCGGGCCCAGATCGCCGAGGCCGCCGAGGAGTACCACGAGGCCGCTGCGGACTACCAGCAGCAGACGGCGGAAGCCGAAAGTGCCGAGGCCCAGGCTGAGCGGCTGCGGGCCCGCGCCGAGGGCACCGACTAAGCAGACGACACCAAGGAGTTGACGATGAGGATCACCGACCTTCCGTTCGCCGTGCTGCGATTCCAGTACCGGTTGGCGCGCACGCCGCTGCGGCTGCTCGAAAACACGGTCATGACACGGTTCGACGACGAAGCACCCGCAAAGCTGCTCTATGAGCGTGCCATCGGCGCCGTCGACGCGAGCGCCGGGAGTTTCCTGCGCGACAGCGAACTGGAGCAGCAGGGCATCGTGCGGATCGAGAAGGCCGCCGCACTCGGGGAGGCGCTGCGCCTCGACGAGGTGGCCGGCCAGAAGAAGCAGCAGGCCGCCGACGAACTGCGCGAAAAGCGCGAGAAGGCCGCCACCGCACCGCAGGAAGCCGGACGGCAAGCCCGTCAGCGGATGCAGAACGCGCAGGAGAAGGCCGACAAGCGCACCCAGGACGTGGCGCAGAGCGTCGCCTCCCGTACCGCGGAGGCCAAGCGGGAGGTTGACCAGGCGGCCGGCCAGAAGGTCGAAGCCGCCGAACTGGCCAAGCGCAGCGCACAGAACCGCAGCCGTGCCGCCGAGAAGGTCGTCACCTCGGCGGCCGACAAGCAGCTCGACGACGCGGCGTCCAAGCGCAGTGCGGCCGCGGGGGCCCGGGCGCACGCCGACCGGTTGGAGGAGTTCAGCGAAACCGAGAAGGAGAAGCGGCAGGCGGCCGGAAAGCGCGACCTGTGACCGCGCTACCTCCCGATCCCGATCCCAAGGACACCCCCGGCACCGAGCGTGCCGGGGGTGTTTCCCCGGGCGACACCCCTCCGGATTCTGCTCAGACGCGGGCGACGGCCAACCCCGATCCCGCGGCCGGACGCAACCTGACGCCGAGAGCGATCATCACGTTCGTCGTGGTGGGGCTGTTCGTGCTGCTGTTCGTGGCGACGGCGATCTATCTGCTGATCGACGTGGTGGGCTAGGAACAGCAGCGGTAGTCCAGGCACAACGTGGTGCCCTCGCGGCGCCCGCTGATCGTGCAGTGGTCGGCGAGCGCCTGCATCAGCGCCACCCCGCGCCCGCGGCGATTGTGCCGAGGCTGTGGGCCGGGCTCGGGTGCACGCCAGCTGCCGTGGTCGGTGATGCACACACTCAGGCACTGGTTGGTGGGTTCGAAGTCGGCCCGCACGGTCATCGGCCCGGCGGCCGACTGGTCGGCGTAGGCGTGGTCGACGCAGTTGGCCAAGGCTTCGTTGACCGCCATCAGGATGTCGTTGCGCTGGACGTCGGCGACGCCGCGCTCACGCAGCCACTCGCTGAACCGCTGCCGCAGCTCAGCGGCGTTGGTCGCTGTCGCCGCACGGCTGACCGTCAGTTGCTCGGAGGTCTGTGACGTCAGCGGCGAGATAACAGTCATGTTTTGGGGCTACCCGACTTCCTGCAAGATCAGACAACGGATTTCGTCACTTCAAGACGTCGTCACCGGACTGCGATGCTTGGCCTCCAGAGCGGTGCCCTCGATGTCGAGGTCGGGCACGTACTTGTCGAACCACTTCGAGTGCGCCCACATCTTGTCGCCGAGCATCGCCATCACCGCCGGAATCAGGGTGAGCCGCACCACGAATGCGTCCAGGAACACTCCGGCGGCCAAGGTCAGGCCGACCGATTTGATGATCGGGTCGCCGCCGGCCAGGAACGCGATGAAGACCCCGAACATGATCAGCGCCGCGGCCGTCACCACCCGCGCCGACAGGCCCACCCCGGTGCGGACCGCGGCCAGCGCGGCGTCCGGCCCGGAATGGGTGGCGAGCTCTTCTTTGATCCGCGACACCACGAACACCTCGTAGTCGCTGGACAGCCCAAAGATGATGGCCAGCACGACGATCGGCAGGAAGCTGATCGTCTCGCCGGGCGTGATGCCGAGAAGGCCGGCACCCCAACCCCATTGGAACACCGCCACCTGCACGCCGAGTGCGGCGAACACCGACAGCAGGAACCCGATGATCGAGGTCAGCGGCACCATCGCCGCGCGGAACGCGACGGTCAGCAGCAGGAACGCCAGCCCGACGACCACGACGACGAACACCGGCAATGCCGCGGCCAGCTTGTCGGAGGTGTCGATGTTGGACGCGGTGGTGCCGCCGACCAGGAACCGCACCCCGTTGTCGGCTTCGATGGCGGCGCGGTCGGCGCGGATGCGTTTGACCAGGTCCGCGGTCTCGGTGTCGTTGGGTCCGGTCTCCGGGATGACCTGGATCACCGCGGTGCGGGCGTCGCCGCCGGCCGGAGCGGCCGCGACGACGCCGTCTTCGCGGGCGATGTTCGACGCGATGGTCTGCACCGCGTCCGGGCTGGACGCGGTGGTCAGGTCCGCGACCACGAGCAGCGGGCCGTTGAAGCCGGGGCCGAGGTGTTCGGCGGTCAGATCGTAGGCCTGCCGGGAGGTGTTGGACTCCGGCTGCGACGATCCGCTGGGCAGGCCGAGATGCATTGACAGCGCCGGTAATCCGATCACGATCAACGCGGCCGAGCCGCCCAGCAGCAAAGGTTTGCGGAACCGCACCACGAATCGGGCCCACGCCGCGCCGAGGGTGCGCTGCGGGGTGTAGGCGGCGACCTGGGCCACCTCCTTGGGGCGGTGCGGCTGCAACGGCGGTTCGATGAACGTGGCGACCTTGCCGCCGGCGAACCCGAACAGCGCAGGCAGCAGCGTCAATGCGATGAGCATCGCGATCACCACGGCTACCGCCGCGGCGACGCCCATGTACGTCAGGAACGGGATACCGACGACGGACAGTCCGCACAGCGCGATCACGACCGTCAGCGCGGCGAACACCACCGACCCGCCCGCGGTGCCGACGGCCAGCCCGGCCGCCTCCTCACGGGGCATCAGCAGCAGCAGATTGTTGCGGTACCGGTTCAGGATGAACAGCGCGTAGTCAATGCCGCAGGACAGGCCGAGCATCAACGCCAGCGACAGCGACGCCGTCGGCACCTCGACGAACGCCGCGACGACCAAGATGCCCAGCGCGCCGATGCCCACGCCGATGCTCGCGGTCAGGATCGGCAGACCGGCGGCGACGATCGCGCCGAAGGTGATGAGCAGGATCAGGAACGCGACGCCGATACCGATGATCTCGGGCAGGTGCGGGACGGCGACCTTGTAGCCCGGGAACACCGCGCCGGAGTATTCGACCTGCAGACCGGCGTCCTGCACCGGTTTCATCGTGTCCTCGAGTGTGGTCAGCGCCCGGTCGCTCACCTCGCCGATCGGGGCCTTCCACTGCACGGTGCCCAGCCCGACGCGTCCGTCGGGGGAGACCTGCCGCGTCTGGGCCGGGCCGGCGGCTGCGGCGATGTCGGGGAGCGTCGACAGGCGCGCGACGGCGTCGTCGATGGCCGGCGTGAAGTCGGTGACCGCGCGTCCCTCGGGCGCGGCGAACGTGATCTGTGTCTGCGCTCCGCCGTAGGCGGGCAGGTTCTGCTGCAACTGCTCGACGGCGCGCTGGGACTCGGTCCCGGGGATGGTGAAGTTGTCGCTGGGCTGCCCGCGGAATCCGGCGAACGCCAGCGCCACCGCTGCGAGCACGGCGAGCCAGGCGCCCAGAACGATCCACCGACGACGGAAACTGAACGCACCGAGCGCATAGAGGTAGCGCGACATGGTGTTCCTCACGGTTCATGCAGACGGATAAATCTGGGCTGTCTGTGCCCGCTGCGCCGACCGGTTACGCGTGCGCCGCGGTGTGATCTGTGCGACCGGGGCTACCCGCCTGAGGCCCGGATAACCGTTCCGCACCCGCGGACGGCTCGTACGCTGGGACGATGACGACGACGTCATTGCCGCCGGGCCCGCGGTTACCCCGGTCGCTGCAGGCCACGCTGATGCTGAGATGCGGCCCGCGCTATCTGGCCGCGTGCCGGCGCCGCTACGGGGCGACCTTCACGCTGCGGGTGGCAGGAATGGGCACGCTGGTCTACCTGACCGATCCCGCCGACATCAAGACGGTGTTCGCCGGGGACCCGCGGGTGTTTCATGCCGGCGAGGCCAACGCGATGCTGGCCGGTCTGCTGGGTAAGTCGTCGGTGCTGGTGATCGACGGCGACGTTCACCGCGAGCGCAGGCGGCTGATGCTCGCGCCGTTCGCGCGCGACGCGGTCGCGGCGCAGGAGTCGACCATTGCGCAGATCGCCGCGGACAACATCGCCGGCTGGCCGCTGCGCCGGACGTTCCCGGCCGCGCCGAAGATGTCGGAGATCACGCTGGAAGTGATCCTGCGGACGGTGATCGGAGCCAGTGACCCCGCCCGGCTGGCGGCGCTGCGGGCGGTGATGCCCCGGGTGCTGCGGGTCGGACCCTGGCAGACACTGGGCATCGCGAACCCGGACCTGCTCCGCCGGCGGCCGTGGCGCTCGGTGCGCGACGCCATCGCCGAGGCCGACCGGCTGCTCTACGCCGAGATCGCCGACCGTCGCGCCGACCCGAACCTGGCCGGCCGCACCGACGCCCTCGCGATGCTGGTCCGCGCCGACGGCATGACCGATCAGGAACTGCGCGATCAGCTGATGACGCTGCTGGCGGCCGGGCACGACACCACCGCGACCAGCCTGTCGTGGGCGCTGGAGCGGCTCACCCGTCACCCTGCACTGCTGGCCAAGGCGGTGCGCGCGGCGCGCGACGGCGACGACGAGTACCTGGACGCGGTCGGCAAGGAGACGTTGCGGAACCGGTCGGTGGTGTTCGACGTCGGCCGCGTGCTCACCGAGCCCGTCCCGCTCGCCGGCCACCTGCTCCCGGACGGGGTGATGGTGATCCCCGGCCTGGTGCTAGTGCACATGGATCCACGGCTGTATCCCGACCCGCATCGCTTCGATCCCGACCGGATGGTCGGGGCGACGCTCAGCCCGTCGTCGTACCTGCCGTTCGGCGGCGGCAACCGGCGCTGTCTGGGCGCGACGTTCGCCAACGTCGAGTTCCGGGTGGTGCTGCGCGAGATCCTGCGCCGCGTCGAGCTGGAGACCACCAACGCGCGTGGGGAGCGGCGCCGGCTGCGGGCCGTCATCTTCGAACCGCACCGCGGCGCACGGATCAGGGTCCGGGCCAGGTACACGGCGCCCGCGGCGGCGCAATCCGCTGCACCGTCCTGTCCGGTCAGCCATCCCGGCTGAGGGTCGAGGTGTACTCTCGAACACAGGTCGAGTTCGCGGACAGTGGGTCCGCCGCCACAACGTGGCAGGTATGTACTCGACCCGCGACGCGATTCTCTTCGCTCGGACACTGTGCGGGGCACGCCCGGCACCACTCAAGGATTTTCACTATGGACACGTCTGACTTGTTCTCGCATCGACAGACTGCGCAGGCCGAGCCACTCGGCAACACCTCCGACGAGCGGGTGCAGAACCCGATCTTCTCCGATCTTCAGCAGAACGGTTCACCCACCGAATCGCGTTCGCGGTGAACGGAATACCGCTCGCACGGCGGGCGGCAAGACCGGTCAGGGTGACCCTGGCCAAAGAACTCGGCACCGGCATCGACGGCGCGTGGTGGCCGCACTCGGCGGCGATGGCGCGCGAATTGCCCGATCTGATCGGCGCATTACACCCGCAGTTGGGCGAGGTACTCGGAATCCGGGTCAACTGGTCGGCCACCGAAGGGCAGCTCGACCTGGAGACCATCGCGACGGCCTCCACCCACAAACTTCCCGGTGAACACCACCGGCGCCCACGCCTGATGAACATCGACGGCCGCACCGCGTGCGTCAAACTGCTGGTGGTACCGAGCATGACGTCGCAGGCGCTGGGCGCGATGGTGTTACGCACCGCCGCACGGCTGCCCACCTCCGAGGGGATGGGCGACGGACGGCTGTTCAACACCGCGTGTGTGGTGATGCGTCTGGCCGAGGCCGAGAGCAGAAAGTGGAGCGAGACAGCCGCGATCTAGCGCGCGACAGCCGAAATTGAAAGCGTTGCGCTGCAGCGAATGTGGAAGCGAATTTGCACATGCCTAGGTTGTGCACCCGGGCCGTGCTAGCCTGATCTTGGATGTCTGTCTGACATTCGATCAAAGTGAGAGAAGAAATGTATGGCACAGGGAACTGTGAAATGGTTCAACGGCGATAAGGGCTTCGGCTTCATCGCTCCCGATGGCGGCGCACCGGATGTGTTTGTCCACTACTCGGAGATCACCGGCAGCGGATACCGCTCGCTCGACGAGAATCAGCGCGTCGAGTTCGAGGTGGAACAGGGGAACAAGGGGCCGCAGGCCGTCCGAGTGACCGCGGTCTAACAGACTTCAGATTCCGCAGTGTGGGCTGGCAGGAGAAATCCTGTCAGCCCACTCTCCTTTCAGGGCGAAAAACCGACGTTATCGCCAGAACCCACAACGGATTCGGTAGTTTCTTTGGCCATCACTGATGTCGCTGCCTACGCGCATCTGACCGACGCGGACATCGACCAACTCGCTTGTGAACTCGACGCGATCCGCCGCGACGTCGAAGAATCTCTCGGCGAGCGGGACGCCGCGTACATCCGTCGCACCATCCGATTTCAGCGGACGTTGGAAGTCCTCGCGCGCCTGGTCATCGGTGCGAGCCGGCGCCGGACCGGTTGGCTGCTGGGGACCTCGATGCTGGCGTTCGCCAAGAGCGTCGAGAACATGGAGATCGGCCACAACGTCAGCCACGGCCAATGGGACTGGATGAACGATCCGGAGATCCACTCCAACACCTGGGAGTGGGACATGGTGGCGGTGTCCTCGCAATGGCGTTACTCGCACAACTATCGTCATCACGTCTTCAACAACATCGTCGGTGTCGACGACGATCTGGGCTTCGGCATCATGCGGGTGACCCGCGACGTACCGTGGAAGCGCGAGCATCTGGCGCAGCCGTTCCGGAATGTGTTGCTGGCCATGATTTTCGAATGGGGCATCGGCCTGCACGGCGTGCACTCAGAGCGGGACCGGTTGACACCCGATGCGGCCGCGGTGAGCCGGGCGCGCAGGAGCTTCGTCGGCAAGATCGCCCGCCAGATGATGAAGGATTACGTCGTGTTCCCGGCGCTGAGCGGGTTTCGGTGGCGCCGCGCGCTGGGCGCGAACGTGGTGGCAAATCTGGCGCGCAACCTGTGGGCCTATGTGGTGATCTTCTGTGGGCACTTCCCGGACGGCGCCGAGAAATTCACCGAGGACGTGCTCGCCACGGAGACACGCGGCGAGTGGTACCTGCGGCAGATCCTGGGCTCGGCGAACTTCACCGCCGGCCCGGCTCTGGCCTTCGCCAGTGGCAATCTGTGCTACCAGATCGAGCACCACTTGTTTCCCGACCTGCCGAGCAACCGCTACGCGCAGATCGCCGAGCGCGTGCGCGCCCTTTGCGAGAAGTACCGTCTGCCATACACCACGGGACCGCTGGCCCGGCAGTACTTTCAGGTCTGGTGCGCGATCAACAGGCTGGCGCTACCCGACGGGCCGCGGTGAGTCGGCCCGGCGAAGAGTGCGGGGCGCCCGCGAACTGACTCATCGGTAAGAAATATCGGCAAAGGGCTTCCGCAAGGCGGCCGGCGCAGGGTAAACACATAAGTCATGGGTGCCGGGGCGTATGTGGGTCGAGTTGGTGGGTTGGCGGTCGCGCTGGGGATCGGTGCGGCGGTGTTCACCGGCGCGGGGGTCGCGCAGGCTGACGACAGTGGCGGCGGCGCGGAGTCAGAGACGTCGCAGTCCGCCGAGAATTCGACCTCGTCGGCGTCAACTGCTGCCAACGAAAACGTTTCGGGGACAAGGGAATCCAAAGATCTCTCCGCGGCAGGGGAAGCAGCGGAGATTGCGAGCGAACCAGGGGCGGAGGAGCCCGGCGGCACGGAGGACGTCGCCGAGGAAGCCGGCGAAGGCGAGCCGGGCGCCGAAGAAGGTGTCGACGAGGAAGCCGGCGAAGGCGAGCCCGAGCACGAGGAAGCTGTCGCGGGGCAGCCGGGCGGTGAAGAGGCCGGCGGTGACGAGGCCGGCGACGGGCAAGCCGCCGACGGGGACCGGAAGTCGCCATCCGACGAGGCGGTCGTCGTCGAGGACGACGAGCCGGTCGGCGACGTCGGCGAGCCGGCCGAGGTCGTCCTTGCGGACGACGGTGCGGCAACCGAGGAAGGACCGGCGGGAGAACCGACCGGCGGTCAGACCGCCGGCGAGCCCGTCCCCGGTCCCACCGTCAACCCCGTCGCCGATCAGCCGGCCGTTGCGCCTGTCGTTGCCGACGACGTGTCGGGACCGGTCGAGCCCGACACCGAGACCCGGGAACTGGCGGACGCGACGGTCCCCGAACTGCCCGCCGAACCCGAGACGCCCGGCGGGGCGCTGGCGTCGTTGGTGATGTCGGTGCTGGCCGCCGGACGCGAGGCCACCAACGAGACGCCGCAGTCGGTCGGTGACCAGGTCAGCACCAGCCTCGCCGCCGACGAGTACCCGATTCCGACCGACGTCGTGGTCGAGGACTTCAAGCCGCCGTTCGAGTGGCTGCAGCACGTCCCGGTGCTGGGCCGGTTCGTCGTCACGCCGCTGGTGCATCTGGTGCACGCGCTGCCGTTCGTCGGGGAGTTCCTGCATCCGTTGATCGGCTGGCCGGTGGACCACGACGCGGCGCCCGGTGACCCGAAGCCGCGCACCGTGCGGGTCACGTCGTTCGACGGCGCGAAGATCTACGTGCATTTCATGCCGGCCAAGGGACTCAAGGCCGGCGAGAGCGCACCGACGGTGCTCTCCGGCCCGGGGCTGGGGCTGCCCGGAGCGACGACGCTGGGCATCGACATCGACGGGTTCCTGCCCAACGACGTCGTCGGTGTCGGCATGCTGCGCAAGGCGGGCTACAACGTGGTGACCTGGGATCCGCGCGGGGAGTGGCATTCCGAGGGCACGATGTTCCTCGACTCGCCCGATTACGAGGGCCGCGACGTCTCGCACATCATCAGCTGGCTGTCCACACTCGACGCGGTCGAGAAGGTCGACGGTGATCCGAAGATCGGTATGGTCGGCGCGTCCTACGGCGGCGGCATCCAATTGGCCGCTGCCGCAATCGATCACCGGATCGATGCGATCGTGCCGACCATCGCGTGGAACAACCTCACCGATGTGCTGTTCCCGCGCCAGGCGGTGAACAGCGGCTGGGGCACGCTGCTGCCGACGGTGCTGGCCCTGACGTTGGCGCGCGAGCATCCGCGGATCTTCCCTGTGGCGATCTCCGGTGTGCTGCTCGGTTATGCCGATCCGGCCGACATCGAGCTGGTGGAGAGCTTCGGATATCAAGATCAATTGCAGGACATCACTATTCCCACGTTGCTGATCCAGGGCACAGTCGACACGTTGTTCACGCTGGACCAGGCGCACCGCAACGCGGTGGAGTTGATCGAGGCCGGAACCACGACGAAGGTGCTCTGGTACTGCGGAGGCCACGGCGCATGCCTGAGCAGCTTCAACGACGGCCGCAAGGTGTGGGGCGAGACGCTGGAGTGGCTGGACCGCTACGTCAAGGGTGAGGACGTCGAAACGGGACCGCAGTTCGAGTGGGTGGACCAGAACGGCGAATGGTATTCGTCGGAGACCTATCCGGTGGGTTCGACCGGTGCGCCGATCGAGGCGTCCAGTGATGACCGCAAGACGCTGCCCTTCGTGCCGTTCATCGGCGGCTCGGGCCCGAACCCGGCGATCCTGTTGCGGGGACTGGTGCGCACACTGGTCGGACTGCCGTCAGCGGCGCCGGCGCTGAACGCGGTGAACCTGCGCGTGCCCGACGTCGACGTCGAGACTCAGATCGTGGGGGCACCGGAGCTGACGCTGACGTACTCGGGCCGGGGGACGGCCAAGCACGTGTACGCCCAGATCGTCGACGACGAGACGGGCTTGGTGCTGGGTAACCAGGCGACACCGATTCCGGTTGAGCTGGACGGGGAATCGCACACGGTGACGTTCTCGATGGAGCAGGTGGCACACACGCTCCAGCCGGGTCAGTCGGTGACCGTGCAGATCGTGACGTCGACGTTCTCGTTCCTGAACTTCTATTCATGGGGGCATGTGACCGTCGAGGGGATGTCGATCAAGCTGCCGACGGTGAGCGCAGTCGCGTCATCGTCCGCGTCGCCGCCGCCGTCCCTCTCGGCAGGTGCCGACGCCGCGTGAGTTCCCGCCGAAATCGCATTCCACGCGGCCGCTTTCTCGAAATCACCGCGACAGAAGCGATCTCGGCGGAACACGTGCAGGCGTACAGTGGACATACCGGCGGAATGTCGCACGCGCATATTTGAGATCGCGTCGTCGCCGGTCAAACCGGGTCCGCACGTCAACCCAGTCGGGACGCCAGATGGCACAGCAACACAGGGGCACTGGCTACGGCCAACCCCACAACGGACCTGAGAGCACACCGCGGCTACGCCTGAAGCGGAAATCTCCCACCACCGGGTACGTCGACGGGGCATGGTGGCCACGAAGCGATGATCTCGCTGCAGAACTGCCCGATCTGCTGGCAGTTCTCTCGGTACGACTGGGCGACGTCTCGCGTGTGACGTACAACCGCGGCGAGTGGCAGGCCGCGCCGAGGAAGCTGAAAGTCGACGACCAGGTGATCAGGCTGGACGGGTACGACCGTCAGCCGGCCAGCACACTGGGGGTGATCGACGCCCGTGGTGCGGGCACCGTCCTGCTCGTCGTCCCTGCGCAGTCGGACGATGAGCACGCTCATGCGGTGATGATGGCGGCCGCCGCGCCGGACGACGCGACCCGGATCGATCAACTGTTGGCAGCGAGTCAGCGCTGACGAGCATCGACGATCCGACCATGGCGGGTGCAGATGAGCCCAGGTTGGCCGTCGCCGACGCGCTGAAGCTCAACCTTCAGACCGCGACGGCGTCCGCCCACTCGATGTCGCTGATAATCCTTGAGGCGTCGGCCGATCTCGACCACGAGACACTTCGCGAGGTCGTCGCCACCTCGCTGCCGCGGCTTCGACGTTTTCGTAGTCGACTGGTTCACAAGCCCTTGGGCGTCGGCCGCCCGGTATGGGCCGATGTCCACGGCTACGACGCCAGCACACAAATCCACAGGGCGACGGCGCCTGGGCCCGGAGGTGAGCGCGAACTTGCCGACGTCCTCACCCGGTTGAGCGTCGATGCGCAACACCGCTCCCGGGCGTTGTGGCACGCCTGGACGATCGATGGTCTGGCAGGTGGCCGCTGGGGGTTGGCGGTGATGACGTCGCCTGTGCTCGCCGATACGCCACTGTGGGAACTCTTGGTGTCCACCGAACCCGACCGCCTCAGCCACCCCCCGGCCGAGACGGGCTTCGGGCCTGCACCGTCGATCGGCGGCCTGGTCGCGGACACGGTGAGTGAGATCGTCCAGGGCCAACTGGCCGGGACACGGGTCATCGTCGGCACCGTGTCGGGCGCGGTGCGCGCAGTGTGCCGCGCCGTGCGTGGTGTGCCGGATTCGCCCACCGACACCGAGGCCGTGTCGTCGATGCGCGGACCGGTGCCCATCACGGTGTTGAACGCCCCGCCGACAGCGCGGAGGGCGGTCGCCCTCGCGAGGCTGAGATTGGACGACGTGAAGGCGGTCAGCGACGCGTTCGGTTCCAATACGGCCACCGTCGTCCTGACCGCCTTGACCCTGTCGTTGCGGGATTGGCTGCACCGGTACGGAGACGTGCCGGACGCTCCGCTGTTGATCGAGGTGCCGCTCTCGGAGCCTGCGGGAGATCCCGCCGACAGACCGAACCCGTCGAGGATGGGGCTGGTGCGCGCTCCGGTACAGCTCGACGATCCGGTGCAGATCCTGACCAACCTGCACACGGCAACCGAGAGGCTGAACATCGATCGCTGTACCGACGACGAAAAGAGCTCGACCGCAGATGATCTCGCGTCGATG
Protein-coding regions in this window:
- a CDS encoding DUF5994 family protein; this encodes MAQQHRGTGYGQPHNGPESTPRLRLKRKSPTTGYVDGAWWPRSDDLAAELPDLLAVLSVRLGDVSRVTYNRGEWQAAPRKLKVDDQVIRLDGYDRQPASTLGVIDARGAGTVLLVVPAQSDDEHAHAVMMAAAAPDDATRIDQLLAASQR
- a CDS encoding wax ester/triacylglycerol synthase domain-containing protein; its protein translation is MAGADEPRLAVADALKLNLQTATASAHSMSLIILEASADLDHETLREVVATSLPRLRRFRSRLVHKPLGVGRPVWADVHGYDASTQIHRATAPGPGGERELADVLTRLSVDAQHRSRALWHAWTIDGLAGGRWGLAVMTSPVLADTPLWELLVSTEPDRLSHPPAETGFGPAPSIGGLVADTVSEIVQGQLAGTRVIVGTVSGAVRAVCRAVRGVPDSPTDTEAVSSMRGPVPITVLNAPPTARRAVALARLRLDDVKAVSDAFGSNTATVVLTALTLSLRDWLHRYGDVPDAPLLIEVPLSEPAGDPADRPNPSRMGLVRAPVQLDDPVQILTNLHTATERLNIDRCTDDEKSSTADDLASMASLLPPEALRWASALRSGMNVPAWRPPARHCRVSFLSAQPGYCGGARVAGTYTSAPLAEGRGLSLTVTTRADVMDLCVSACPDNVPEIGDIAGGIVDGVDVLLAAAAKSPRGEGRSVVTEMTSYNLRRS